AACGGCAGTATTTCATATCGGAAGTACGTCACGAAGCAGGGCGCTCTTTAAACCAATCACACGCCTCTTCTACGAGAGTTTGACCAATGAGCGCTGCGATTGATATTTAAAAACCAGAAGGTGTTTACCTCAgcatgctgtgtgtgtgtgtgtgtgagtgatctGACCTGTGTGCTGTAGGAAATCTGACCCAAGATGGGAAGAGGTAAGATAATAATCTTACAGATTAGACacgattattttattattgaattatcAGATTTTTAGTGACGCTTTTGCAAATATTATTCGTGTTTTCTGGATCATCTTTTGTCCTGACGTCAGTCGCAGCACACATAACGTTACACATAATATTTCATGAAATGAGCTTTATTTATGCATTCATCAGGCAAAAAGTCGACCAAACGAAGAGCTGTGGAAGGCAGTGTGAAGGACAAAGATGAAGTGgccaaagaaaacaaacacggAAACACACCGGTGggatatatagaatatatattgatgcatatatttaaaaaaaatacatatataatatattgatgcgcatatatatatatatatatatatatatatatatatatatatatatatatatatatatatatatatatatatatatatatatatatatatatatacattgatGCATGTATAAAGTTATATATTCATTTGATGCACGAGATGAATGTGTTTTGAACTTTGTTACTGACAGTGTTGGATGTAATTAATAAGTAATCTATCTAATGTAATCTAATTACTTTTCCATTGAAAAAGTAAATGAGGGATTACTCTTCatctttctgtaatttaattacttctGATGTGATTGCATTAAATACTGTTTAATCTATAAtaattctatataaaacaaCAGTGGATTTGATCaagatttaatgttttaatgtaaaatgtatgtttttaatgtaatctctttggtcagttcaagaataatttattcagtagttaattatttatttgaaagaattaatGGTGCAGTTTCATCTGCTCGTGTTCAACTGATCAAGACTGAAATGGGATTTAGAAACTGAGTAATCTGATACTTTTTAGAGTAATtagtacagtaatctaattaaactgtggaagattttttttattttttttttattaaagagtaacttacccaacactgctTACTCACTGCTTTTCACCTTAAACAAGTTAAGAATACATATTGCTTATAAATGAATAGATTTGatcaaatgtgtgtttgtgtatcaGACAAGCCCAGGTCAGCTGACCATACTCAGCTGTCTGAATCCAAACAAGCCGCTCCGGAGTAACCCGCTCGCCCCTTTATTACACGACAATTCAGCGGCGGACACGAGCAGACGGAGTGAAGGTATTCGCTTATCTCGTGTTAAAGAAACACGTTCATCATGTTCATCATGTCAAAGGTGTTTCACTTCCTGCGCTCTTCTTCCTCTGGCTGCTCAAAGATGCAGAAGAGCAGAACACTCCCAAACAGATCCAGAGCGGCTCACACAACGATCCCACTGATCCTCAGAAAGATCCTGGGACAAAGAAGCTAACCAAATCTGGGCAAAGAATAAACGGTGAAAAGTCAACAGACAGGAAGTACGTCTAATAAATCTATCGTCTGTGTGTGAGTTTGCTGTTTTATTCAAGTTTATTTGTGGAGACGTCCACAGCATCGTCTAACCATGTGACTTTATCTTGTTTTCTTCAGATTGAAAGTCAAAGAGCCTGAACTCAACCGAAAGGTCACAGATTATTTTCCTGTCAGGAGAAGTTGCAGGAAGAGCAAAGCCGAGCTGAAGGTAAACTCTTCCGGAATCTGacgtgtttttaaatgtttctataAATGAAAATATCCGTTTCTAATATCTGTCACAACATTATGGATGAAAAGATCTGACGTTTCACATCAACTTGAACGTTTCAATTTGGCATTTCTGGCTCTTTTGATGAGGATTGAACGGATGAAACGACACTGTTCTGTCATATCCAGAGATGAATATGGGCTTGTTGTTTTGCAACAGTGTGAGAAGCAGCGGCACATTGATGATCTGATCAGGAACGGAGTGGAAGAGGGGCTGAAGGTGAGCCTTGATCAGTCTCTCTATGCTGTGACGTCAAACCTTTCCTTGGTTCAAGCCTCTGCTGTTTCCCGTCAGGTGAAGAGTATCGAAGGGAAGGGAAGAGGGATTTTTGCAGACAGACGGTTTCAGAAAGACCAGTTTGTTGTGGAGTATCATGGGGATTTGTTAGAGATTTCTGATGCCAAAGCAAGAGAGTCTCGATACGCTCAGGACCCCTCGACGGGCTGCTACATGTACTATTTCCGCTACCACGACAAAACCTACTGGTGAGTGTTTGTGTTCGGACATCAGCGAATGGTCATGCGTGTGCTTTAATGCAAGATCTGATGTGAACCATGTGATCTGTGGCCCTGTTATGGACAGAAGGGATGGATTATGTGCAcaagtatgtgatttcggacacagcccagGTGAAACTGGGAATGTTAAGCTTTTTTCTTTGACTCTACTGCAAATAATTTCTCTAGATTTAAAGTATAATTGCTTTTCTTTGTACATTTTTTCTAGTGTTGACGCTACCAAAGAAAGCAACCGTCTGGGCCGACTGATCAACCACAGTAAAAATGGAAACCTTCAGACCAAACTGCATGATATAAAGGGCACGCCTCACCTCATCTTCCTGGCCTCCAGAGACATCGAGGTGGACGAGGAGCTGCTGTATGATTACGGTGACCGCAGTAAAGAAGCCATCGCTGCTCATCCGTGGCTCAAGAACTGATTCACTGGAGCTGATGGAGTCATCTAGACGTACAGTGCCATGTGACATGTCTGAGTTGTCGTCTGGTACCATAAAATGAATTGTATTGTCTTATGAACGTTAGTTTTTAATGAGTACACCTTGAGTTAAGGTTGAATGATGTAAAACTAATTGTCTAACCACTTAATGGTTGGGGAAAGTTcactcaaatcaaatttactcactcatgttgctccaaactTTTAGGACTTGCTTTTCTTCAGAAGAACACAAactgttttgaagaatgttttagCTGTTTCTGTCCGGTCAGTGAAGTCAGAAAGGAACGATCAATCATGTGTGTTTTGCACAGGAAAGATGGGAGTATGTTTGGactgacatgagggtgagtaaaggacAAAACGTtgtttttggtgaactattggttttaatgagtaatGTATAAGAATATCAGTCTGACTTTAATGATAAGAGAAACGGGTATAGTTACTGTACATTTTGTATAAACAAAATCGTTTGTGAAGCAATTATACCACATTTTTTTGGTTTTGACTCCTTTTGTCTTTAACTCTGTTTATGTTTTATAAGAATTTGCAGcattacataaacacaaaataaaccacACGTTTATTTAGAAATGAATAGTGCAAAAAATGTTCAACTGCAAATACACTTTATATAATGATTGTCATTTTAGCAGttcattttaaccataaatccatttaatttattattgaaATGAAGCATACCACAATCCACAGCAAACGAACTTCAGGCAAAGATAAAGACATTGAGGATTTTCATTGTGACTTCTAGTATAAAGCAAAAACCTGTTCGACGCCACCCTGAAGAAGTGAGCCCTGTAAACACTTGTGCAGGACATGAATTTTACtgattattaaataattcaGAGTAATTAAACTTTCTGTGACCAAagatttttattgcatttcaaacgtaaaaaaaaaacaattcagatATAAGAAACATCCAATAGGGAATAGGAAAGCGACAGACGCACCAGTCggatttatgaaaaaaaataaaataaaaaaatactgtaaaaatcttTATATATCAATTCTTCAcatgccaaaaaaaaagtaatttctggaccttataaaaacaaaagctggataataaatgtatttatttaagtgGCACATCATATTTGATTTTCTCGTTTATTTCACTGTCAGATCAAAGAAGGAAAATAATGAGTCATCATTTGATTTCTTGTGTAAGACACTCTTCTTTTTagtttacatttaataatttaaatcatTTCATATTATGCATGTTGCTATATTAAATCcaggggccagttgttcaaaagtaatctgatctgATTTCAGCTGTCGGATCAAATCCTGAAAACGtgttcaaaaagaaaaagaaaaaaaattctgaaaccAGATTAGATCTCAAAATCCAATCTTGGTTTAGATCTGGATCAAATCAT
This DNA window, taken from Megalobrama amblycephala isolate DHTTF-2021 linkage group LG4, ASM1881202v1, whole genome shotgun sequence, encodes the following:
- the kmt5ab gene encoding lysine methyltransferase 5Ab, whose product is MGRGKKSTKRRAVEGSVKDKDEVAKENKHGNTPTSPGQLTILSCLNPNKPLRSNPLAPLLHDNSAADTSRRSEDAEEQNTPKQIQSGSHNDPTDPQKDPGTKKLTKSGQRINGEKSTDRKLKVKEPELNRKVTDYFPVRRSCRKSKAELKCEKQRHIDDLIRNGVEEGLKVKSIEGKGRGIFADRRFQKDQFVVEYHGDLLEISDAKARESRYAQDPSTGCYMYYFRYHDKTYCVDATKESNRLGRLINHSKNGNLQTKLHDIKGTPHLIFLASRDIEVDEELLYDYGDRSKEAIAAHPWLKN